The genomic segment ctgagtttttattgTGTATCAAGGAGTGTGCCTAATGTTTttacatgtaatatttttttttctaatcctcacagtaaccccCTGAGGAGATATTATTATTGACCCTATATTATACTTATggggaataaataaaattccaaccATGGAACAAGGCAGAGTACTCCTAGAGTCTGTACTACTAACGGTTTCACTCTATTGTTTCTTAGGATATCTCAGAATGTTCTAGCCTTTCTTAGCAGGCAAGAAAAGATTCTAACCCATAACTGGTGCATTGGATGGTGCAGCTTTGAATGAGATACTTGTGAGGTGAGGccttgatttttattaaatttcatatataaaaattcatttatgagGAATGAGAGAATAAAGGGTGTCACTTCAACTACTGGTGCTACAAGAACCACAAGAACCCAAGGACAACTTGGCCTTATGTGACATGCCCAGTGGCACATCAAGTTTCCAATATTCCACAGGATTGTTTGTAAAGTTTAACAAAGCAGGAGCCAAAGGGGTGAGGAAAGTTGGAGAACAAAGAAACACAGTAATGTGTCACCAATCTCAAGTCCCCAAACCTTCAATTCTAACAGACATGTTTATTTCAGTGGAAATTTTAAATCCAGTAAATGTAAGTTACTCATTCctatggaaatattttcaaaggaggAACTGGGGTCAGGACCAAAAAAGGAACATGCAACcataaaagaaatccaaatatatcaatgATCACAGTAAGAGTGAGTATCTTAAATTCCCCTGTTGAAGTAACAGACTTTTCAGAACAGGTTAAAATACAAAGTTAAGCTAAGTACATGACATGCTTAAACAGTGGGCACAGGAGGGTTGAAAACATAAGCATATAAGTatactagaaaaataataaaagaaagtagaTGTTGAAATgctaatatcagacaaaagaaaactaaagatgagaatcattaataattaaaagggacaaatgtgttttcttctattatattCAATTCACCGAGAAGACATGATGATTATGaatttaatgtattaatattggGCAGCTATATGCATAAAACAAAAACGGGAAGAAATATAAAGTGAATGAACAAATTTAGTCATAGTCCAAAAACCataatacaggggcacctgagtggctcagtcggttaagggtctgcctttggctcagggcatgatcctggagtcccgggatccagccccactttgggctccctgttcagtgcggagtctgcttctctctcttcctctgcccctgccccctgctccttctctctctctcaaataaataaataaataaacaaataaaatgtttttaaaaaaatgacctttaaaaaaaaaccataatacaGCCATCTCAGAAGTCATCATATCATATCAAAATGAATAGGAATATAGAATATTCAAATACTTCTCATGGGgcatttatgaagaaaaatgatgtagttttaaaaagcagaaataacatCAACGTAAAAAGGATAATTAAAAAAGGATGCAATTTGTTTGCAAATTAAAAGATGTTTTCCTAGATAACTTTTGgattaagtagaaaataaaaatagaaatgtaaaaattgaaAAGTGAATGGTCATGAGAGCACTGCATATTTCAAAACCTGTAGGATGCAGCTAGAATGGACTTAGATAAAAAACAAAGTGTCCTTGCCATTCCCCTGAGCCTTCAGACTTCCTACACTAGAACTGCACCTTTCAATACAATGGCTATTATCCACGTGTGGCTAGTtaaatttcaataattaaaaggaaaaattcagtTCCCTAGttgcactggccacatttcaagtgctccagAGCCACAGGGAGCTAGAAGTTACCATATTGGACAGGACAGATTATAGAAAATTCCCATCTTTGCAGAAAGTTCTCTTTGGCAGTGCTTCTCTAGAGTTTGCCAGGGAAATTCCAGTATGTCAACTTCACTGAATGTAAGCCACCATTAAGTCCAGGTTTCATTTGGCCAACCTAGCAGACTTTTATACCAGAATCTCAGGAAAGTAAACTCATGTTGATGACTGTGGCTCTATCAGTGATCCAATTTCACTTGACATGGTCAAACATCTTTAGAATTTATTCACATCCATGCTCCCCACACTCTTGCTAATGCTGATTGGTGAGgccttataatttttttggtgTATTGGTTTCCTCTCCCACTTCAGACTAGGTCTTGTACATCCTTGTCTGGGCTATACTGAGATCTAGTCTTGTTAAGGATATGGAGGTATTAAGAGTGATGGGAGTGGGTCCTACAGAAACTGGCATCCCCTTGGACAGGACTCTCCCTGATGCAGACATTGAAAGGTGTTCATGCAGAGGAAGACTTCTCTCAGTTGGGAGGAGGGGTTTCCTCCATCAGAAAGGCAGGTCCAAAGGAATTGAGGAGGTCAAAGTTCTCAGCCTCACCCGTGACCCGGTCCTGTCCCAGTCCTACTCTTTCTCCTATTAGTGCCCTTGACTTAGAGACCAGTGGGCCAAGCACTTGATTGACTCTGCCACTCTAGAACCCATATGCTATCCTGGTTTCTTAGCCATATCTGCCCGGTAACAATAAGAAATGAAGGATTCCTTGAAAATTGGTATAAAGGCTTTTGAAAGAATCTGACACTAGAACATTCCCTGAGTTACTGACAGTTTTCTAGGACATATCTAGGGATGATTCTGCTTAAACTTGAACCTCCCCCATGAACAACTCCAGTCAATGAAATCTTCTAAAATGCACTCTATACACCACTCAGCATGACATTCTCTAATTCTAAATAATTCTGTAATTAATGTCtgtttgtatattttctgtgtgtgtccTGTATACTACACATTTAATTATATTGTAAGCTTTGTGAGGACAAGATTATCTCACAGCATTTAGTAAATTCATGTTCACTAACTTCCTGAGGACATTCTTGCTCACCCTGGCATTTCATACCACAAGTATCAGTGTATGTGCCTGAGGCTCCTTgagaatgggggtgggagggcaggtcTGAGGGGCATCTCAGTGTGGAACAGGCAGGACATGAAGGACCTCCAGGGGCTCCTGTGGTCAAGCGGAGTTTCCCTCATGAAACAACTGTCCAGGCACTCATTGTCCACAGACTCTGGGGCTGTCTGCCAGTTCCGCTAATCATTCACCACCTTTGGCTTCCTTCTTGGCTACTTGTGGGCAGTGTCTGGTTTGGGACGGGTGATTCCTATCTTCAAAGCCTGAGATCAGGATGTTCATGTTTTAATGAGCAACATGTAGTGCTGATGCCTGGCCAAGGTGGGGGGCCTGAGCATCCCAGATGGGACCTTAAGTGGAGCTACTTGTCCCCATACGTGCCACTTCCAACCTCACGTTGCTATTGGGTCAGTGCTGctcatctccctcctctcctgaCCACTGCTTCACAGCTGCCAAGAGTGGCCAAACATGGAGATAAATGTGGTGGTTGGGAGATGAATGGTATCTGCTTGTTGCTCAATGTCTACTATGTCCATTAAACTCACAGCACCTAGGTGCTGGAGATAACATTACTAGTGACCCCAAATAGTCTTTTCTGACACCTGTCCTACCTAGAATGGGCTACTCAGAAACACACTGGCTCTTTGCTGATGGTAAATACTTAGTAGAGCAATGGGTTTTGCTGTACTGAGAGCCAATTCCCCTCAGAGCAGCTCAACAATTTCCCAGGTCAAGGCAAGAACCACAGAGAGTACCAGAAATTTCTCCTCCCTAGTCCACTCTATCACAATGTCATACTCTTGGCTTTCCTCTGTACCTCCTCACCCTGAGCATTTAGCTCTTTGATGTTTCCTGAGTGTTTTGACCACTTGCTAAAAAGGGAAAGTTGTGGGGTGACAAAATTACTCCTTTCTATGCAAAAACCCCCAAgtgtttccctccctcctcctccccatccatcCCCCCCTCTCATCTTAGAGAACACAGATgtcacagtttttcttttctttaatagaGAAGCCAGAAGCCAATTAGGGGGAAACTGCGATTGGAATCCTGGTCTCCCAATTTccagtcatttttttccccccaaagctgGGATTTtacagcaaaatgttaacagtggttatcatCAAGTTTGGAACTGcaggtgtttatttttctctcattttgcttatggatttttctaatttttttctataaaggctATGTGTTAGTTTTGCATTTGCTTGGGTATTCCAGCTACAATAGCAAAGAGATGTGAAAATTTTCATTGCTCAAGAAAAACAGTTCATTCCTTGTTTATTTATAGTCCAAAATTAGTGTTCCTGAACAATGTATAATTTCCTAGGAGGAGTAATCCAGGAAACCTGTTCCTTCCATCCTAGGGCTCCTCCATCCTCAACAATATATAGTAAGCTGTGATATTTTGTATaaagccagagaaaggaaaataacatgGAAGAGTATGTGAGGGAGGATTTTATGGGTGAGACCAGGAAGTAATCTGTATCATTTCCATTTATACCTCATTGGCTAGAACTCAGTTGCAAGGCTAATTCTAACTGCAAGGCAGGGTAGGAAATGTAGTTTATCAATgcacaaaggaagaaaaggaaatgaatatagTGAATTGCTGGCCAATGTATGCCATGCTTGTGTAAGAAAGGAAAgttgaaatgaaaatggaataagGAAGTCAGGTCCCTCTGTAAAGCAATCTTCAGCTCTCTCATACAGCACTTTTACATCCAAATCCTCACTCTCCCACTATCAAGAAATGGCCTTCATCCCCAAGAGCATGGACAGATTGGATTTTTCCCCCCTGAGATTAAGTGGGTGTAGGAAAGGGAGATAGGTGGTGAGGGCTCAGAATCAGTGCTGTGACCTGGGTGTAAATACCCCTCCTCCCCATTGGGGGTGCTATCCGCATACAGGTGCTGCCTCTCTGCCCCACAGCATTGCTCTACCCTAAGGACAAATCATTATGCAGAAGACTGTGATGTCAGCAACCTTCATGTTGAGTGAtgaacttcctcctcctccacacacTTAACACTGTCAGAGTAACTCCTATTCCATGTACCTCCTGCAATAAACCCAGAACCACTTCTGCCAAGGGCCTGCCTCACATTCCCTATACCTTGTTCTCTACGATTCCCTCTAAATGAAGACTCTTGTCCTGGATGCATTGCCTTAGATGCAACTGGCTGTCATCTACTGCTTAGGACTTTTTCTACCTATATGTATTAGACATAGTAAATGATAATTAGAAACTAAAGTTTATGAGCTAATTCACATTAAATATAAGTAGCTCGTTGAATCTACTTGTCTAAACATATCTACTTTTTAACAACAAATCACACCTTAACATCCCAAAATTGATCTCAAAAAGTGGGTTTTCAAGTTTATCTACTATCCACTAGAAAGAGATTTGGGGGCAGGTGAGGGGCTTTCTTGGTGGTCCCCCCAAATCTGTTATAGAAAAATACAGAGGCCAGGTAGATGCTCAGTGTGTGTATACATGAGCACATCCCCAAAAGTTTATAAATTTCCATGTCTGGAAAGAATATAATTGCTTTCAATATATGACCAAAGATGTGAGTATGGGTTCTTAAAAGATGCACAAATATTTGTGAGTAGCCCAGGCCTTTTCTGGGTAATCTCCAGTTCATGTACCTCTCTACTGCTCCTCTAAGCACTAGACAGGAACAGAAGAAAGCAGGccatgggagagagagacagtttgACCAGAAGCATCTCAAAAGTCCAAACACAGAGCTCATGAGAGCATACATTCTCACAGGTGCATACTAGGAAatattcatcttcctttttttggcAGAAGTCAGTTTGTTCCCAGTGTACTAGAATGGAATGGAACAATGAGACTCATATCACCAAAAGTATAGGCTCCTGTCCAGAACTTTGCATTCTCTCTGGGAACAGTGGGCAGAAGGAGATGATAAAAGTAGGTAGAAGTTAGCTCTGAATATGCAGTCTGAAACTTGAAGGGCCCTCAAcggagaggagagcagagaggtCCTGAGTTTTGGTCCTCACTCTGTAGTAAGACAGATCTGTAATTTCATGGGGAAGTTCATAGGTCATTTATGCCCAGGGCTGTATCTTTTCTCTTATGGACTGTATCAGGCCACAGTGGTCTTTAAGGCCATGATAGTCAATGACTCACTCCTCTATCCTTCGTGCCCCCCCAGGAATAAAGGAATATGGGCCAGGCTGTGGAAAATATCCTATAGAGGTTTGCTGAAAATGGTGACTGGTTCCATCTTAATGGTTTATGTGGTCTTCTGTCTTGATGTGATGATACTCATGGATACAAAGAATGCACTAAGATTTCTATACCCCAAAGAGTGGCAGCACCTCACCATGTTCATCCTCCTCACCCTCAGTGGCTGTGTCGATGTCATGAGCAAGAACTTGCTGCCTCAGAGGTGTGTGCTTCTAGAAAAAGGTACCCTGGCCCTGACCTTCTATGTGCTCCTGTTGTTGTTGACGTCACATGTCCAGGACTCAACAGGGATAGAGCTTCAGACACACCGTCTGCTCATCTTGGTGGTGTTCCTACTGATGCTGGTGTTGACTATAGAGCTGTGGACTCCTGACACATTTCACCTCTTGCTGATTGAGACTTTTCTGTTTCTGATGATGGGCTCCTGGCTGATACAGGCAGGCTTTATTCTGTACAAGCCAGTCACTGGCTACCCATGGCAGGATGATGACATCAGCGACATCATGTTCATCACCACCTTCTTCTGTTGGCATGTGATGATCAATGCTTTGTGTCTGCTGGGAATCTATGGCATCTCTTCCCTTTGGCATCGTTGTTACGGTACCAGCTTGAAGCTGATGGGATCCAAGGAAGCTCCATATCACAAGAGCACTGTAGGATCCCTCTACAAATTGCTGCAGGAAGTGGATCCATCAGAGAAAGATGACCAGGCTCTTCTCCTTTCAAAAAACCCTTCCTGAGACAGCCTAGAATGCTTGGCACATTGTCCACCCATCTTCCTCCTCGCAGGTTCTCTCAGACATGTGCACTGTACCCTTTTTGGTCCCCAGTGAAGGTAATGGCCATGAAGGAGTGCAGCTGGTCTCCATCTGCTGGTACATCTCCTGCCCTTGAATGTCTAATTGCTGAGGAGATGAGGAGAGAGGAGCCTGAGAAAGGGATGCTGatgggattgggggtggggtgggaagagcaCCAGGGTAGTAGGTGAGTGTGCAAGAAAAGCCACGGCGGACAGAGGATGTAATAGAAGGGAGGCTTTCAaagggaggagagcagagtcCAGCAGTCATGCCATCACCAGCTACTTCTCCAGGTTTTACTCAAGGAACAAAGACTCCTCACAAATCAAAACTGCTATGTtgggtatttctattttccaaCTAAAGTGACAACATCATGTGGAAACAGATGCAGTACAATTCACTTATCCCACCTGGCTGAAGTGATAAGAATCTCATGTATACTTTTTTACTTGGATAGATTCATATCATTTcaaattttgtacatatatgtgaGAGTCAGTACTTTCATATCACAATTTTTCAACTTTCCATAAGCCAAATTTTCATTAAATACCATCACATATCTTATCCCTGACTTCTAATCTAGCCAAAGCAAGGTACTTATGAGCTACTGTTTACCAGAAGTCCCACCAGCAATCTACTAGATTCTAATTTACTATATGCTACAATTGTGTCTTTGCCAAATAATATGTATGGTGTATGATTTAGAAAAAGCCAGTGCCAGTCACATATTTACTACACAGAGTTATTTTATATTCAGCATTAAATCTCCTTGCACTGCTACCACAAAGAATtccttctttagaaaaattttttatgGTCCTTTGATCTGAAACTCCAGAACTTATCTCATTCTGCTCTGTTATTTTGCCCATGGTGCTGATATATTCAGCTGTGTCCTGTTTCTCATGGGCAAGTTTTGCCTCACTGAAAGGCAAGCTCCTTAACAGTGGAGAATCTGTCATATCCTAGTTACCTGATTTGCTTTGCATATTCCAGGATATAACATTGTCCTCTACATGACTGATGCTCAATAAAGTTTCACTTGCTTCCAGAGCCTCCCTTTCCTGTCTCTGCTAAATATAATGTTTGACTGCTCCATGAACTCTCAGAGAGGCCTCTACAGTCTAAAGTTCAAATCATCTGAATGGTGGGTCCACTCTCTTCCTGGTCTGTGTGTAAAAAAACCCCACTGACCTATTTGAAATAGTTTCTCTGTATATTATTGCTTAGTATATCTGCATAGGGTACCTCCTGTTGGCTTTCCAGAAGTTTCTACAACTAAGACTCTGACAGACTAATTTGTTCAAGGATTCATGGCTGGTCAGAAGCAGGACAGAGACTTAAGCTGGTAGGTCTGAAAGTCAAGTCCCTTCTTCTGTTGACTGATCCAAACCAGGAAATGGGGAGAAAGTAGGCAGCAAGGAGACCCAGTGTGCATGAGTAGAACAGTGCAATTATACCCCTTCCTCCTAAAGAGTTTATTTATCTCGCCCCCTTGGCTCCTTGGGGTACCCTGCACTTCTGGCTGGGGCTTACATTTCCGGGTACAGGtcagagcagagcctgagacaacaTGTTTCTTTGAGTATTTCTAATCCTTCCTGTTTCTCCTGTTACACCTAATTCCTGAGTGCtttcccattgttttttttttggggggggggcttccaatttttttattgccattttttaatatactcatggtaaatgatgaagaaatacagaaaacaccTCATTGTTCTTAACAATTTATTTGTGCCCCAGTTCTAAACTGCTAAGGAAATCTCTAATAATAAGTGAATTTCTCCTAACATAACACACCATAAAACATATCTTCCAGGTAACATACCTGAGTTTACagaaacatatttaaattaaatgtacTTCCAGTCAAAAAATTCTCCACGTGAGTTAATAGAATTCAACAAACCTACGCTAAAATGTATCTGGGAAAGAAACATAGAGAAGAgcctaggtctttttttttttcctagaagaaaaaaaaaagaggaataaattgCTTTGTCAGcttttataatacattataagtaTTCAATAATTATAACTGTGGTGTAGGAGTGAGTATCATCATAGAGTCTCATCAACATAGTGTAATGAAACAGAGACTCCAGAAACAGAAATATGTAGTGGGAGAattaaatacatgttaaaaatggTCTCTTCAAATAATGCAAGGAATAATTAGCTCTCcacttggaaaaacaaaacaaacaaacaaacaatagctTAAGTTTTACCTCATACAACACACACAAAGAATTATAAATAGACTGAAAAGTTAAACATGAGCAACaagactataaatatattttgaagggattgaaagatattttataatgaaagacatgaacatttttcttgaGAAAATCTCTGAAAAGATTACccattttatttagatttcctatAACTAAAAGAcataagagaaagagataaaagggACACTGTGAagaatattttcaacatataatAATCCAATGCCCAGAATATATAGAGGTGTTCAAACATTAACGAACAaaagagcaggggcacctgggtggctcagtcagttaagcgtctgcctttggctcaggtcatgatcccagggtcctgggatcgagccccacatcaggctccccgctcagcgggaagcctgcttctccctctccctctgctgctccccctgcttgtgctctctctctctctctctgtcaaataaataaataaaatcttaaaaacaaaacaaacaaaaagacaagagagcaacctaatattaaaaaaaaaatgggcagaagatagaAATGACTATGTCTCAgaacaaatggctaacaaacattttttaaaaattgttaatctaaccaattttaagaaaaagcagatttttaaaaagcaggatcTTGTTTTTCACTGTCaggttgtcaaaaaaaaaaaacctcaaaagtattaaagaaataatactatCCATTCCTGGAAAAGATGTAGGGAAAGGGATGTAGGGAATTATCATACACTGTCTACGTTTCCTTGAAGTCAGTTTGGCAGAGTGTGCCAGAATTTAAAGTGTACATATCCTTCAAGCAAACAATTCCACTTCTTGCTGTCTGCAGTGGATATATTAGTGGATATATTAGTGCATATAAGCCTAATACCATCTTTGCAAGAGCCTCCCAACATTTTGGACAATTTCTGCATTATCAGGCCTGCCTTTttggtagatttttatttttaatccctaGCCTCCCTTGTAGCTAGCTAGGGTACAGGCATGTGACTTAAGACTTCAACTCACAAGTGAGCAATGTAAGGAAATTGGCTGTGCATGGCTTTTCTGAGAACAGAAGAGAAGTGGCTAAGATAGGAACCTATGTTCATCATTACACTGGTCTGCCCTGTAGTTCTGGGGTTAGTGCCAAAAGCAGCAACCTAAGCCCATTTTGTGAACT from the Halichoerus grypus chromosome 7, mHalGry1.hap1.1, whole genome shotgun sequence genome contains:
- the LOC118527057 gene encoding transmembrane epididymal protein 1-like, whose protein sequence is MGKFIGHLCPGLYLFSYGLYQATVVFKAMIVNDSLLYPSCPPRNKGIWARLWKISYRGLLKMVTGSILMVYVVFCLDVMILMDTKNALRFLYPKEWQHLTMFILLTLSGCVDVMSKNLLPQRCVLLEKGTLALTFYVLLLLLTSHVQDSTGIELQTHRLLILVVFLLMLVLTIELWTPDTFHLLLIETFLFLMMGSWLIQAGFILYKPVTGYPWQDDDISDIMFITTFFCWHVMINALCLLGIYGISSLWHRCYGTSLKLMGSKEAPYHKSTVGSLYKLLQEVDPSEKDDQALLLSKNPS